One window of Thioflexithrix psekupsensis genomic DNA carries:
- a CDS encoding pyridine nucleotide-disulfide oxidoreductase codes for MSDPTSIPVFQRHPLSHWYQADVLAQLDQDFLQQLAQQRPDLAEQTHCMRQSSAAFSAIEISQWLLDCAPYLEQFIAQFFGIASELQKQQHHITEQQPIAAFKKTFVLRRARRRLHQKNELIDFNTLNQWLNQELAQSAWAELAVNDRELAVACLSQHYLTQAETHAHSIEQLTQWCIHGLKTPEAQQQVQDWASFHLPQAVDPHARIATDTVIHHQVPCRITPASHIRQRQGFALTDPRASLRQVLEQIHYCVYCHSHDGDYCAKGFPATKEQKEQNDTADFKRDVSGNLLTGCPLEEKISEMHCLKRDGYPIAALAVVMIDNPMCAATGHRICNDCMKACIYQKQDPVNIPQIETRVLTDVLALPFGVEIYDLLMRWNPLRSAQPYPKPYHGIKVLIAGQGPAGFTLAHSLLMEGFAVVGVDGLKIEPLPSHYLQQPIRDYQTLVEPLDQRLMAGFGGVAEYGITVRWDKNFLRLIYLALSRRPYYQVFGSVRFGGTVTLESAWALGFDHVAIAVGAGLPQVLPVPNSMAIGMRQANDFLMALQLTGAAKMDSLANLQVRLPAMVIGGGLTAIDTATEVQAYYLVQIEKLLTRYEQLVARYGKDKVESELDPASLAILQEQLHHAHEYRTEQTQAKLQQRPVNVQKLLHAWGGVTVAYRRRLEESPAYARNHEEVAKALEEGIFYLEQVDIESVLLDEFKHVNGVIFKSTIDSQLPKTFKYPARAILVATGAKMNVAYAFEHRDQLQRCDTFQYQTYANQQGELRPVPIADHCKSPDFGAFTSYQHQDRRVSFLGDTHPVFHGSVVKAIASGLRTAPQITRLFADRVQQQGDKKEYQSFREKLQNEFTARIIKVERQTPNVVELTVRAPAAVRPFRTGQFFRVQNFEQFAPMVNHHRLHTEAIAMIPAAIQPEKGELSLIAIEKGASSRLLAQLPVGMPLSLMGPTGARIPLPDTPETILVIGGRLAAAQMRVIGKELRKAGHRILYVAQFDRADELFRREELEAAANSILWVTTQSPTIPPQRETDFSLQGQWDTALEKYNAGELGQIPVPLSEIDRVWVLGAGVWLAQVEKVRRERLSHLLTRQPPFFGSVYSPMQCMLKGICAQCLQWQRDPNTGERTKAVFACSWQMQAMDHVDVDNLTQRLQQNRLQEVISDQWLTFLLEQAKDL; via the coding sequence ATGTCCGATCCCACCTCAATACCAGTATTCCAACGCCATCCCCTATCCCACTGGTATCAAGCGGATGTTTTAGCCCAGCTTGATCAGGATTTTTTACAACAACTGGCGCAGCAACGCCCTGATTTGGCTGAACAAACGCATTGTATGCGCCAATCGTCTGCTGCTTTTTCTGCCATAGAAATTAGTCAATGGCTGCTGGATTGCGCGCCGTATTTAGAACAGTTTATTGCGCAATTTTTTGGGATTGCATCGGAATTACAAAAACAACAACATCATATTACCGAACAACAACCGATAGCCGCGTTTAAAAAAACTTTTGTTTTACGTCGGGCGCGTCGTCGCTTACATCAAAAAAATGAATTAATCGATTTTAACACGTTAAATCAATGGCTTAATCAAGAATTAGCGCAAAGTGCATGGGCAGAATTAGCCGTCAATGATCGAGAACTGGCAGTTGCCTGTTTATCGCAACATTATTTGACGCAGGCCGAAACTCACGCGCATTCCATTGAACAATTGACCCAATGGTGTATTCACGGCTTAAAAACGCCCGAAGCCCAACAACAAGTACAAGATTGGGCGAGTTTTCACCTGCCACAAGCGGTTGATCCGCACGCCCGCATCGCCACGGATACGGTTATACATCATCAAGTTCCTTGTCGAATCACGCCTGCGTCGCACATTCGCCAACGTCAAGGTTTTGCCCTGACCGATCCGCGTGCCAGTTTACGCCAAGTGTTGGAACAAATTCACTATTGCGTGTATTGCCACAGCCACGACGGCGACTATTGTGCCAAAGGTTTTCCCGCCACCAAAGAACAAAAAGAACAAAACGATACCGCTGATTTTAAACGAGATGTGTCAGGAAATCTGCTCACAGGCTGCCCATTAGAAGAAAAAATTTCCGAAATGCACTGTTTAAAGCGCGATGGCTATCCGATTGCGGCGTTAGCGGTGGTGATGATCGACAATCCGATGTGTGCGGCTACGGGACATCGAATTTGTAACGATTGCATGAAAGCCTGCATTTATCAAAAACAAGACCCTGTGAATATTCCACAAATAGAAACCCGTGTTTTAACCGATGTATTAGCCTTACCATTTGGTGTTGAGATTTACGATTTATTAATGCGTTGGAATCCATTGCGCAGCGCACAACCTTACCCAAAACCTTATCACGGCATTAAAGTATTAATTGCAGGCCAAGGCCCCGCAGGCTTTACCTTAGCGCATAGTTTACTGATGGAAGGCTTTGCGGTGGTCGGTGTGGATGGTTTGAAAATAGAACCGTTGCCGTCGCACTATTTACAACAACCGATCCGTGATTATCAAACGCTGGTCGAGCCATTGGATCAACGCTTGATGGCAGGATTTGGTGGCGTGGCTGAATATGGCATTACGGTGCGTTGGGATAAAAATTTTTTACGACTGATTTATTTAGCCTTGAGTCGTCGTCCTTATTATCAAGTTTTTGGTAGCGTGCGTTTTGGGGGAACAGTGACTCTTGAGAGCGCGTGGGCATTGGGGTTTGATCATGTGGCGATTGCGGTGGGTGCGGGCTTGCCGCAAGTGCTTCCTGTTCCTAACAGTATGGCCATTGGAATGCGCCAAGCCAATGATTTTCTGATGGCTTTACAACTGACAGGTGCGGCAAAAATGGACAGTTTAGCCAATTTACAAGTGCGCCTGCCTGCGATGGTTATCGGCGGCGGATTGACCGCGATTGATACGGCCACCGAAGTGCAAGCCTATTATTTAGTGCAAATTGAAAAGTTATTAACCCGCTATGAACAATTAGTTGCAAGATATGGAAAAGATAAAGTCGAATCCGAATTAGACCCCGCCAGTCTCGCTATTTTACAAGAACAATTGCACCACGCCCACGAATACCGTACCGAACAAACCCAAGCAAAATTACAACAACGTCCTGTCAATGTCCAAAAATTGTTACACGCTTGGGGCGGAGTCACTGTCGCTTATCGTCGTCGTTTAGAAGAATCGCCCGCTTATGCACGCAATCATGAAGAAGTCGCCAAAGCCTTAGAAGAAGGTATTTTTTATTTAGAACAAGTGGACATTGAATCTGTTTTATTAGACGAATTTAAACATGTTAATGGCGTTATTTTTAAAAGCACAATAGACTCTCAATTACCCAAAACATTTAAATATCCTGCGCGTGCCATTTTAGTGGCAACAGGCGCGAAAATGAATGTGGCTTATGCTTTTGAACACCGCGATCAATTACAGCGTTGCGATACTTTTCAATACCAAACTTACGCGAACCAACAGGGTGAATTGCGTCCCGTGCCTATTGCGGATCATTGTAAATCGCCTGATTTTGGTGCGTTTACCTCGTATCAACATCAAGATCGGCGTGTGTCTTTCTTAGGAGATACTCACCCTGTGTTTCATGGCAGTGTGGTGAAAGCCATTGCTTCTGGATTACGTACCGCACCACAAATTACCCGATTATTTGCCGACCGCGTGCAACAGCAAGGCGATAAAAAAGAATACCAAAGTTTTCGAGAAAAATTACAAAATGAGTTCACCGCCCGCATTATCAAAGTCGAACGCCAAACGCCAAACGTGGTTGAATTAACGGTGCGTGCGCCTGCGGCGGTGCGGCCGTTTCGCACAGGGCAGTTTTTTCGCGTGCAGAATTTTGAACAATTCGCTCCGATGGTGAATCATCATCGTTTACACACCGAAGCCATCGCCATGATTCCCGCCGCGATTCAACCAGAAAAAGGTGAATTATCGCTAATTGCTATCGAAAAAGGCGCGAGTTCTCGCCTATTGGCGCAATTGCCCGTGGGAATGCCATTGTCTCTCATGGGGCCGACGGGCGCACGAATTCCGTTACCCGATACGCCAGAAACGATTTTAGTGATCGGCGGCCGCTTGGCCGCGGCACAAATGCGTGTCATTGGAAAAGAGTTACGAAAAGCAGGGCATCGCATTCTCTATGTCGCACAATTTGACCGCGCCGACGAGTTATTTCGCCGTGAAGAATTGGAAGCGGCTGCAAATAGTATTCTCTGGGTGACCACGCAATCCCCTACAATTCCACCACAACGTGAAACAGATTTCAGTCTTCAAGGACAATGGGATACGGCTTTGGAAAAATACAACGCAGGCGAATTAGGACAAATTCCTGTCCCTTTGTCAGAGATTGATCGCGTATGGGTTTTGGGGGCGGGCGTATGGTTGGCGCAGGTGGAAAAAGTCAGACGCGAACGTTTAAGCCACTTGTTGACGCGACAACCGCCGTTTTTCGGTTCAGTTTACAGCCCCATGCAATGTATGCTCAAAGGAATTTGCGCCCAATGCTTACAGTGGCAACGCGATCCGAATACGGGAGAACGCACCAAAGCCGTTTTTGCCTGCTCTTGGCAAATGCAGGCGATGGATCACGTCGATGTCGATAACTTAACCCAACGCTTACAACAAAACCGCTTACAAGAAGTCATCAGCGATCAGTGGTTGACCTTTTTATTGGAACAGGCAAAAGATTTGTAA
- a CDS encoding serine/threonine-protein kinase — protein MNGLRLLLPLRAYESAFLAIVFTVGLLTLSLDWSRAAQQALYHAVMRADPRLPHESLVLVTIDDASLQQLGDLPWSRHHYAELIQQLAPHAQHIALLPPLTQTQLLPGRAEAHALLTFYQHNDALKPQTDLDQNLLTLHDLLLDLRHQLDGDDHLLQVITHYSPKITLAIPAYLSPHPVAQSNLDKELLTPLLTQMAVETKHNKVTALSPAIRYLFLPFPRLADSAPLAVMPLNAVAPDRIPLLVNDQQRELPTLPLVLLQRIKAHSNIPIKNQPPFIQVADWIIPTDSQAQLYSRFYPESAFNTVSFIDVLNGTVAAEAFQNKIVLIGITALPYSIWQNTPFGEQSSLHWIASGVSSVLENDFFYAPPWAVLVYYMVAGLLGGYLVFLLPRLPWWGALSATGLLCSAGIVLNALLLKQNMLVSLLGLCGILVFSHLLLMLQRALTAYRAAMQTLPDAFTSHRLLGLAFQGQGQLDLAWRAFRRCPWGETVKGELYNLALDYEQQRQQERAIEVYRHLIQHDPHYRDVERQLARLLHPQATPDDKPRLGRYQLERCLGQGAMGTVYVARDPKFDRLVAIKTLALAREFSTPQWQEALIRFFREAAAVGRLRHPHIIQTYDAGEEEDLAYLSMEFFKGSTLVPYTHADNLLPKKTLLELMIRIAQALDYAHQQGIIHRDIKPSNIMYNPAHGQIKITDFGIARITDMQRTRTGLILGTPAYMSPEQLSGASLDGRSDLFSCGVMWYQLLSGHLPFRADNMTTLMYSIIHEPPVPLSRYRTDLSDEWLELVDRLLAKRPEDRLSNGEALAQALRICLQKEWPCQ, from the coding sequence ATGAATGGGTTACGATTATTATTGCCTTTGCGGGCTTATGAAAGTGCGTTTTTAGCCATCGTATTTACTGTGGGTTTATTGACACTGTCTTTGGATTGGTCACGTGCCGCCCAACAGGCATTGTACCACGCTGTCATGCGCGCTGATCCGCGCTTGCCCCATGAGTCACTGGTGCTTGTCACCATTGATGATGCCAGTTTGCAACAATTGGGTGATTTACCGTGGTCTCGACACCATTATGCTGAACTGATTCAACAACTTGCACCCCACGCCCAGCATATCGCCCTGTTGCCCCCCTTGACGCAAACGCAGTTATTGCCCGGCCGCGCCGAAGCCCACGCCTTGCTGACATTTTATCAACACAATGACGCATTAAAACCCCAAACGGATTTAGATCAGAATTTATTAACGTTACATGATTTACTATTAGATTTGCGGCATCAATTAGACGGCGATGATCATTTATTACAAGTGATAACACACTATTCACCAAAAATAACGCTGGCTATTCCTGCTTATTTATCGCCTCATCCTGTTGCACAGTCTAATTTAGATAAAGAGTTATTGACCCCGCTTTTAACCCAAATGGCCGTTGAAACGAAACATAACAAAGTGACTGCATTATCTCCTGCCATTCGTTATCTTTTTTTACCTTTTCCGCGTTTAGCGGACAGTGCGCCATTAGCGGTAATGCCGCTTAATGCGGTTGCACCCGACCGCATTCCCTTATTGGTCAATGATCAACAACGGGAATTGCCGACATTACCGTTGGTGTTATTGCAACGCATTAAAGCCCATTCCAATATTCCTATCAAAAATCAGCCGCCCTTTATTCAAGTGGCTGATTGGATCATTCCCACCGATTCGCAAGCGCAATTATACAGCCGTTTTTATCCTGAATCGGCTTTTAATACGGTGTCATTTATTGATGTATTAAATGGCACGGTGGCAGCAGAAGCATTTCAAAATAAAATCGTGTTGATTGGCATCACGGCTTTGCCTTATTCTATCTGGCAAAATACACCATTCGGAGAACAATCCAGTTTGCATTGGATTGCCTCTGGCGTGTCGAGTGTGCTGGAAAATGATTTTTTTTATGCTCCACCGTGGGCTGTACTCGTTTATTATATGGTGGCGGGTTTATTGGGGGGTTACTTGGTGTTTCTCTTGCCGCGTTTGCCGTGGTGGGGAGCGTTAAGCGCAACGGGATTATTATGCAGTGCAGGGATTGTCTTAAATGCGTTATTATTAAAACAAAACATGCTGGTGTCTTTACTGGGTTTATGTGGGATATTGGTTTTTTCTCACTTACTCCTGATGCTACAGCGGGCATTGACGGCTTATCGGGCGGCCATGCAAACTTTACCCGATGCGTTTACCAGTCATCGCTTATTGGGTTTGGCATTTCAGGGACAAGGACAATTGGATTTGGCATGGCGTGCTTTTCGTCGCTGTCCGTGGGGAGAAACCGTCAAAGGAGAATTGTATAATCTGGCTTTGGATTATGAACAGCAACGGCAACAAGAACGCGCCATTGAAGTCTATCGCCATTTGATACAACATGACCCGCATTATCGAGACGTAGAGCGTCAGTTAGCGCGTTTATTACACCCCCAAGCGACTCCCGACGATAAGCCCCGTTTAGGACGTTATCAATTGGAACGCTGTTTAGGTCAGGGCGCAATGGGGACGGTTTATGTCGCCCGCGATCCCAAATTTGACCGCTTAGTCGCTATTAAAACCTTGGCCTTAGCCCGCGAATTTTCCACCCCACAATGGCAAGAAGCCTTGATTCGTTTTTTTCGAGAAGCGGCCGCGGTGGGGCGTTTGCGCCATCCTCACATTATTCAGACATATGATGCGGGGGAAGAGGAAGATTTAGCTTATTTGAGTATGGAATTTTTTAAGGGCAGCACCCTAGTGCCTTACACCCATGCCGATAATCTCTTACCCAAAAAGACCTTGTTAGAATTGATGATCAGGATAGCACAAGCCCTAGATTATGCGCATCAACAAGGCATCATTCACCGCGATATAAAACCCAGTAATATTATGTACAATCCCGCTCATGGACAAATAAAAATCACAGATTTTGGTATTGCACGCATCACCGATATGCAACGCACCCGCACAGGTCTGATATTAGGCACGCCTGCTTATATGTCACCCGAACAGTTGAGTGGCGCATCATTGGATGGACGCAGCGATTTATTTTCGTGTGGCGTGATGTGGTATCAACTGTTGAGTGGTCATCTACCGTTTCGCGCCGATAACATGACCACCTTGATGTACAGTATTATTCATGAGCCGCCCGTGCCATTGTCTCGTTATCGTACGGATTTATCGGATGAGTGGTTGGAATTGGTGGATCGGTTATTGGCAAAACGTCCTGAAGATCGCTTGTCCAACGGTGAGGCATTGGCGCAAGCTCTGCGTATTTGCTTACAAAAGGAGTGGCCATGTCAATAG
- a CDS encoding Stp1/IreP family PP2C-type Ser/Thr phosphatase — MSIEIVMSLECAALTDVGRVREQNEDALCFDEALGVVVLADGMGGHKAGEVASHLAVETVMAYLRKYVLYFSTQAIHFSIPELLQEAILQANEAIFKQSHRDQACQGMGTTLVAAWFFPRVMYIANVGDSRLYRFRHATLERMTRDDTVLQDLIDKGLLTDKEIEEFRQKNLLTRALGVDGELKVSIGEAGWKEGDLYLLCSDGLTDMLRETEIGGILTENGDVALTEMARRLVAAANEKGGRDNISVLLARPMGEGEGENGAEKREEETMTGWWRSLLNWKGFTS, encoded by the coding sequence ATGTCAATAGAAATCGTGATGTCATTAGAATGTGCTGCGCTCACGGATGTGGGACGAGTTCGGGAACAAAATGAAGATGCCTTGTGTTTTGACGAGGCATTGGGCGTGGTGGTGTTAGCAGACGGCATGGGCGGACACAAAGCAGGTGAGGTGGCCAGTCATTTGGCGGTGGAAACGGTGATGGCTTATTTAAGAAAATATGTGCTTTATTTTTCCACCCAAGCCATTCATTTTTCTATTCCAGAGTTGTTGCAAGAAGCCATTTTGCAGGCGAATGAAGCCATTTTTAAGCAATCCCATCGAGATCAAGCCTGTCAAGGCATGGGAACAACGCTGGTGGCGGCTTGGTTTTTTCCCCGTGTGATGTACATTGCGAATGTGGGGGATTCGCGGTTATATCGTTTTCGCCACGCGACATTGGAACGAATGACCCGAGATGATACCGTGTTGCAAGATTTGATTGATAAGGGATTATTGACCGATAAGGAAATTGAAGAATTTAGGCAAAAAAATTTGCTCACCCGTGCCTTAGGCGTAGATGGCGAGTTAAAGGTGTCGATTGGAGAGGCGGGGTGGAAAGAAGGGGATTTGTACTTATTATGTTCGGATGGCTTAACCGATATGTTGCGAGAAACAGAAATTGGTGGCATTTTGACTGAAAACGGTGATGTGGCCTTGACCGAAATGGCAAGACGCTTGGTGGCGGCCGCGAATGAAAAAGGCGGCCGTGATAATATTTCGGTGTTATTGGCGCGCCCGATGGGTGAGGGTGAGGGTGAGAACGGCGCAGAGAAAAGAGAAGAAGAAACCATGACAGGATGGTGGCGTTCTTTGTTAAATTGGAAAGGGTTTACATCGTAA
- the def gene encoding peptide deformylase, with amino-acid sequence MALLTILHYPDARLRVEARPVVKVDGAIRDLVTDMLETMYAARGIGLAATQVNVPQQVVVIDVSEDRDEPQVFINPRLVAQGGVETMEEGCLSVPSIYGEVERAEWVEVEALNQNGDVFRIKADGLLAVCLQHEMDHLKGKLFVDYLSPLKRQRIRKKLEKQKAD; translated from the coding sequence ATGGCGTTATTAACCATATTGCATTACCCTGATGCGCGTTTGCGCGTGGAGGCGCGTCCTGTGGTGAAGGTGGACGGGGCGATTCGAGACTTGGTGACGGATATGTTGGAAACGATGTACGCGGCACGGGGGATTGGATTGGCGGCCACGCAAGTGAATGTGCCGCAGCAGGTGGTGGTGATCGATGTCTCGGAAGATCGAGATGAGCCGCAGGTCTTTATTAATCCGCGCCTTGTTGCACAAGGGGGGGTGGAGACGATGGAAGAGGGATGTTTATCCGTGCCAAGCATTTATGGCGAAGTGGAGCGGGCAGAATGGGTGGAAGTAGAAGCCCTGAATCAGAACGGTGATGTGTTTAGAATCAAAGCGGATGGACTATTGGCGGTGTGCCTGCAACATGAGATGGATCATTTAAAGGGAAAGTTATTTGTGGATTATTTGTCACCGTTAAAGCGGCAGCGGATTCGTAAGAAACTCGAAAAACAAAAAGCGGATTAA
- the mnmA gene encoding tRNA 2-thiouridine(34) synthase MnmA, translated as MSHSSFNHPVNKTPIVLGMSGGVDSSVAAYLLQQQGYAVSGLFMKNWEEDDTTEFCSAAVDLKDAQAICAQLAIPLHTVNFSSEYWDQVFTHFLAEYQAGRTPNPDVLCNREIKFKVFLEHALRLGGELIATGHYARVQKNAEGHYLLLKGCDPNKDQSYFLHLLTQNQLAKSHFPLGELNKTQVRQIAHDLGLATQDKKDSTGLCFIGERPFRTFLARFLPAQPGEIVTQEGLCIGEHQGVMYYTIGQRQGLHIGGRAQGSGEAWYVAAKDVEPNRLIVVQGSEHPALFRQTLQAKEVHWISGHPPVWPLSCRAKTRYRQTDQTCLVMPTEAGVQVQFEQAQRAITPGQSIVFYQNDQCLGGGIIVE; from the coding sequence TTGTCTCATTCTTCTTTTAATCATCCTGTCAATAAAACGCCTATTGTGCTGGGAATGTCGGGCGGAGTTGATTCTTCCGTTGCCGCTTATTTATTGCAGCAACAAGGTTATGCGGTGTCGGGCTTATTTATGAAGAATTGGGAAGAAGATGATACGACAGAATTTTGCAGTGCCGCAGTGGATTTAAAAGATGCACAAGCCATTTGTGCGCAATTAGCGATTCCTTTACATACGGTCAATTTTTCTAGCGAATATTGGGATCAGGTATTTACTCATTTTTTAGCCGAATATCAGGCCGGAAGAACACCAAATCCCGATGTGTTATGTAACCGTGAAATAAAGTTTAAAGTTTTCTTAGAACATGCCTTGCGTTTGGGCGGAGAATTGATTGCGACGGGACATTATGCGCGGGTGCAAAAAAATGCAGAAGGTCATTATTTATTATTAAAAGGTTGCGACCCGAATAAAGATCAAAGTTATTTTTTACATCTTTTAACCCAAAATCAATTGGCTAAAAGTCATTTTCCTTTGGGAGAATTAAATAAAACCCAAGTACGGCAAATTGCTCACGACCTCGGTTTAGCCACACAGGATAAAAAAGACAGCACAGGATTGTGTTTTATTGGCGAGCGGCCGTTTCGGACATTTTTGGCGCGTTTTCTTCCCGCACAACCCGGTGAAATTGTGACACAAGAAGGCTTGTGTATTGGGGAACATCAGGGCGTAATGTATTATACTATCGGACAGCGACAAGGACTACATATCGGCGGACGCGCTCAGGGCAGTGGCGAAGCATGGTATGTGGCGGCGAAAGATGTCGAACCTAACCGTTTAATTGTCGTGCAAGGCAGCGAGCATCCCGCCTTGTTTCGTCAAACCTTGCAAGCCAAAGAGGTGCATTGGATCAGTGGACATCCCCCCGTTTGGCCGCTGTCCTGTCGCGCAAAAACCCGCTATCGCCAAACCGATCAAACCTGTCTGGTGATGCCCACAGAAGCAGGCGTACAGGTACAATTTGAACAAGCACAACGCGCCATTACACCGGGACAATCCATCGTTTTCTACCAAAACGATCAATGTCTTGGTGGGGGGATTATTGTGGAATAA
- a CDS encoding NUDIX hydrolase, with amino-acid sequence MTLWLPHITVAAVIEEQQRFLLVEEKITEVSVYNQPAGHLDEGEDLIHAVTRETLEETGWHFVPEQLVGIYQYTSPGSHTTYIRVCFCGRHTEFDPHRPLDRVIVRTLWWTREQVQQCEHLRSPMVLRCIDDYLAGIRYPLSLLTHLQTQ; translated from the coding sequence ATGACACTTTGGCTCCCACATATTACTGTTGCTGCGGTGATTGAAGAACAGCAGCGTTTTTTACTGGTTGAAGAAAAAATCACGGAGGTGTCGGTCTACAATCAGCCCGCTGGCCATTTGGACGAAGGAGAGGATTTAATTCACGCCGTGACTCGTGAAACCTTGGAAGAAACGGGCTGGCATTTTGTACCAGAGCAGTTGGTGGGGATTTATCAATACACCAGTCCCGGCAGCCATACCACTTACATTCGCGTGTGTTTTTGCGGTCGTCACACGGAATTTGACCCCCATCGCCCCTTAGATCGCGTCATTGTGCGCACGCTGTGGTGGACACGCGAGCAAGTACAGCAATGTGAACATTTGCGCAGTCCGATGGTCTTGCGTTGTATTGACGATTATTTGGCGGGAATTCGTTATCCCTTGTCTTTATTAACCCATTTACAAACACAGTAA
- the galE gene encoding UDP-glucose 4-epimerase GalE yields MNTILIIGGAGYIGSHLVKYLSKKNYRLLIVDNLSSGYVDAVLAGEFFIGDLAEKQALTQLLSHYPIDAVMHFAAHIEVAESKVRPDKYYDNNVVRTLNLLDAMVAANVKRFIFSSTAAIFGEPQYVPIDEKHPQYPINPYGRSKLMVEQILRDYDEAFGLKSVCLRYFNAAGADPEGELGERHVPETHLIPLVLQTAAGRREFITIFGEDYDTPDGTCIRDYIHINDLCQAHELALQRLLSNQPSAVYNLGNGEGFSVRQVIDTARQVTGKTIPVQIGTRRAGDPARLVADSRLARQELGWQPQYPDLKSIIADAWRWEQRL; encoded by the coding sequence ATGAATACCATTTTAATTATTGGTGGTGCGGGTTATATTGGTTCGCACTTGGTAAAGTATTTATCTAAAAAAAATTACCGTTTATTAATTGTAGACAATCTTTCTTCGGGTTATGTGGATGCGGTATTAGCGGGTGAATTTTTTATTGGGGATTTAGCAGAAAAACAGGCATTAACGCAATTATTAAGCCATTATCCAATTGATGCCGTGATGCACTTTGCCGCCCATATTGAAGTGGCTGAATCTAAAGTACGTCCTGATAAATATTATGATAATAATGTGGTGCGCACTTTGAATTTATTAGATGCAATGGTTGCGGCTAATGTTAAGCGATTTATTTTTTCTTCTACGGCGGCTATTTTTGGCGAACCGCAGTATGTTCCCATTGATGAGAAACACCCGCAATATCCCATTAATCCTTATGGTCGCAGTAAATTAATGGTAGAGCAGATTTTGCGCGATTATGATGAAGCATTTGGGTTAAAGTCGGTTTGTTTGCGTTATTTTAATGCGGCGGGCGCAGACCCCGAAGGGGAATTGGGCGAACGCCATGTGCCAGAAACGCATTTAATTCCTTTAGTTTTACAAACCGCCGCGGGACGGCGTGAGTTTATTACAATTTTTGGCGAAGATTACGACACGCCCGACGGCACGTGTATCAGAGATTATATACATATCAATGACTTATGTCAAGCCCATGAATTGGCTTTGCAGCGTTTGCTGTCGAATCAACCCAGTGCCGTTTACAATTTAGGCAATGGTGAGGGCTTTTCTGTACGCCAAGTGATTGATACGGCGCGCCAAGTGACAGGTAAAACAATCCCCGTGCAAATCGGAACACGTCGTGCGGGCGATCCAGCGCGTTTAGTGGCGGATTCTCGTTTGGCGCGGCAGGAACTCGGCTGGCAACCACAATATCCTGATTTAAAAAGCATTATTGCCGATGCGTGGCGATGGGAACAGCGGTTGTGA